A region from the Halichondria panicea chromosome 11, odHalPani1.1, whole genome shotgun sequence genome encodes:
- the LOC135344430 gene encoding acetyl-CoA carboxylase-like isoform X2, giving the protein MADKVKQQQHTRSLSGYSLSYKPKTTVATPEEYVAKCGGKRVIEKVLVANNGIGAVKFIRSVRRWAYEMFGNEKAIKFCAMVSPEDLKANAEFIKLADNFIPVPGGSNNHNYANVDLILDIAKRVPVQAVWAGWGHASENPKLPELLHKNNIIFLGPPAKAMWALGDKIASSIVAQTASVPTLPWSGSGLTIDFTEEDLQKGKIAHVPDSVYKKGCIQDAQHGIKVAEKIGFPVMIKASEGGGGKGIRKATNKKEFPSLYNQVQAEVPGSPVFVMKLANNARHVEVQLIADQYGNAISLFGRDCSVQRRHQKIIEEAPAAITDPVVFERMEKSAVRLAKMVGYVSAGTVEYLYHDGGEFHFLELNPRLQVEHPCTEMVADVNLPALQLQVGMGIPLHCIRDIRRLYKVDPWETTPIDFDTPVNKPTPHGHVIACRITAENPDEGFRPGSGTVQELNFHSSKNVWGYFSVSATGGLHEYADSQFGHCFAWGETREIARNNMVPALRKLSIRGDFRTTVEFLSTLLETQAFHQNTIDTGWLDRLIAEKVKSEKPEPILGVICATLCIAEGAFKKRFADYQILLERGQVMNAELLSNVVDVELIYSGVKYTLKASRVQPTTYGLVMNGSLLEVEVHCLSDGSLLLSLDGASYTTYMREEVDKYRVVVSGRTCEFDKENDPTKLRATSPGKLLHYLVEDGGSVSPGAAYAEIEVMKMVTTLTASVGGTIHHVRRPGAILHPGTLVATLDLDDSSQIQAAQRSTDTLPQHKTASGCGDKVHQVYQSSKKGLLYLMAGFGVQQEPFYTDKMTLLANDMLTALKDPTLPLMETKELLSTISSRIPHSVDMEIGKCLTRYAGNLTSILSQFPTTKIENIINRHAATLQRRADHDQFFMNTNPIMQLVQKYRHGMRSRLKATIVELLREYYRVEEAFQNGYEKGVQRLRVEHSEDMAKVSADIFAHYYIVGRNTLAVRLIGALQQQETYNMSEDLKKVLLDLASLNNHKNSKVALSARQVLIAAHQPPYELRYNQVESIFLEAIDGNSFQADSLEQLIKSDTAIFDILPSCFYHRNKLVRVAALEVYVRRSYTAYDVTSVQHDELEGGVPIVQWQFLLPLTHPNRLVAYRRASMSSLPVAKVYSLSEDLMGFAKQQAQGNVIECQRTGIMAAFSSFENFEGYFGDLMDLFTPEDTPNSPAPITSPDLLSSIDEHTKDDVFDGGITMKEIPSIPLESVSSNSSTPRGSTNQLPATMATDEPIHIINIGLYCNENEELNDILLSTKCHQFVQSNKAQLHQCGIRRISFLFCKERTFPKFFTFRARSDFTEDTIYRHLEPALAFQLEINRLSNFDIQFLPCQNHRMHLYLGSAKVAAGLPVTDHRFFIRTIIRHSDFVTREASYEYMWKEGERMFLECLDQLEVANAEVKEKIRTDCNHIFLHFVPPVILDPRKIQEKMLAIVSHYGVRLYRHRVTEAEIKCAIRLSPNDASIPIRVFITSDNGVSVRTHMYREVENPRTKELVFENYDQSESGSLNGQKVNTPYPSKDHLQQKRYIAQSMGTTYVYDFLELFRQGVMKQWERYIGQVRRSRGDKLTLPNYDKVLNSTELVLDDQGVLREVNRVAGENEVAMVAWRVSMLTPQYPEGRDMIIIANDITNQIGSFGPEEDRLFQQASALSREQGIPRLYIAANSGARIGLAEELKQLFQVAWVDEQEPDKGFKYLYLSPTDYMKVNSGGSVLTEHIEESGESRYKITDIIGKKDGLGVENLSGSGMIAGETSQAYNDVFTINLVTCRAIGIGAYLVRLGQRVIQVENSHIILTGAGALNKVLGREVYSSNAQLGGIQIMHNNGVTHRIAPSDVEGVFGVLDWLAFVPMCRGGPLPVLPPLDPVDRCIEFLPTKAPYNPRHLITGHPHRGGVEWVKGFFDEGSFIETLDNWAMTVVCGRARLGGIPCGVIAVETRSVECTIPADPANPSSESTVLSQAGLSLRNYVTMSLYNCVCTLCYYVTI; this is encoded by the exons ATGGCAGACAAGGTCAAGCAGCAACAGCACACACGCTCTCTATCGGGTTACTCTCTTTCCTACAAGCCCAAGACCACG GTGGCCACTCCAGAAGAGTACGTTGCCAAGTGTGGTGGGAAGAGAGTGATTGAGAAGGTGTTAGTTGCTAATAATGGCATTGGAGCTGTCAAGTTCATTCGCTCAGTTCGAAGATGGGCCTACGAAATGTTTGGCAATGAGAAAGCCATCAAGTTTTGTGCCATGGTTTCCCCAGAGGACCTTAAG GCAAACGCTGAGTTCATAAAGCTGGCTGACAACTTTATCCCAGTCCCTGGAGGTTCCAACAATCACAACTATGCTAATGTGGACCTAATTCTGGATATAGCCAAGAGGGTGCCTGTCCAGGCTGTGTGGGCGGGATGGGGGCATGCCTCAGAGAACCCAAAGCTACCAGAGCTACTGCACAAGAACAACATCATTTTCCTTGGTCCTCCAGCTAAAGCCATGTGGGCCCTCGGGGACAAGATAGCGAGCTCCATAGTGGCCCAGACTGCCTCTGTCCCCACTCTGCCCTGGAGTGGGAGTGGCCTCACTATTGACTTCACTGAGGAAGATCTGCAGAAAGGGAAGATTGCCCACGTTCCTGACTCTGTCTATAAGAAGGGCTGCATTCAGGACGCCCAGCATGGCATTAAG gtggcTGAGAAGATTGGTTTCCCTGTCATGATCAAAGCCTCAGAGGGTGGAGGGGGTAAAGGTATTAGGAAAGCCACTAACAAGAAGGAGTTCCCTTCTCTCTACAACCAGGTTCAAGCAGAGGTACCAGGATCTCCAGTCTTTGTCATGAAGCTGGCCAACAA TGCTAGGCATGTTGAGGTCCAGCTCATAGCTGATCAGTATGGGAATGCCATCTCTCTCTTTGGTAGAGACTGTTCAGTGCAAAGACGCCATCAGAAGATCATAGAAGAGGCTCCAGCAGCCATTACTGACCCTGTAGTGTTTGAACGGATGGAGAAG TCTGCTGTTAGACTCGCCAAGATGGTGGGTTATGTTAGTGCTGGCACTGTGGAGTACTTATATCACGATGGAGGAGAGTTCCATTTCCTAGAGCTCAACCCAAGACTACAG GTGGAGCACCCCTGCACTGAGATGGTGGCTGACGTCAATTTGCCAGCACTGCAATTACAAGTTGGTATGGGGATTCCCCTTCACTGCATACGAGATATCCGCAGACTCTATAAAGTTGATCCATGGGAAACTACACCAATAGACTTTGACAC tcctgTCAACAAGCCTACACCTCATGGACATGTCATAGCTTGCAGGATCACTGCTGAGAATCCTGATGAG ggATTTCGTCCCGGCAGTGGCACAGTACAAGAGCTTAACTTCCACAGTAGTAAGAATGTATGGGGCTACTTCAGTGTATCAGCAACTGGTGGTCTCCATGAGTATGCTGACTCGCAGTTTGGCCACTGCTTTGCTTGGGGGGAGACGAGGGAAATAGCACGCAACAACATGGTTCCAGCTTTGAGGAAGTTGTCTATAAGAGGAGACTTTAGGACCACTGTTGAGTTTCTGAGTACATTACTGGAGACACAAGCCTTCCATCAGAACACAATAGACACAGGCTGGCTAGACAGACTCATAGCTGAGAAG gtTAAGTCAGAGAAGCCTGAGCCAATACTAGGAGTCATCTGTGCCACTCTGTGCATTGCAGAGGGTGCCTTTAAGAAGAGGTTTGCAGACTATCAGATTCTGTTAGAGAGAGGACAGGTCATGAATGCTGAGCTGCTCTCCAATGTAGTGGATGTAGAGCTCATCTACTCTGGAGTTAAATACACACTCAAGGCATCACGTGTACAGCCAACCA CATATGGCCTGGTGATGAATGGCAGTCTCCTGGAAGTGGAGGTACATTGTCTGAGTGATGGGTCTCTATTGCTCAGTCTAGATGGTGCTAGTTACACTACCTACATGAGAGAAGAAGTAGACAAATATCGTGTTGTAGTGAGTGGGCGTACCTGTGAGTTTGACAAGGAGAATGATCCGACCAAGCTAAG agccacGTCACCTGGTAAGCTACTCCACTACCTGGTGGAGGATGGAGGAAGTGTGTCTCCTGGAGCAGCCTATGCTGAAATAGAGGTCATGAAAATGGTTACCACGCTAACAGCCAGTGTGGGAGGAAC GATCCATCATGTACGACGGCCTGGGGCTATCCTACATCCTGGTACACTAGTCGCAACCCTTGACCTTGATGACTCATCACAAATACAAGCTGCTCAGAGATCAACAGACACTCTCCCACAACACAAGACAGCGTCAGGTTGTGGGGACAAAGTGCACCAG GTATACCAATCCTCCAAGAAGGGACTATTATATCTCATGGCTGGGTTTGGAGTACAACAAGAGCCCTTCTATACTGACAAGATGACTCTACTAGCTAATGACATGCTAACAGCTCTCAAGGACCCTACACTGCCTCTAATGGAGACTAAGGAACTATTGTCCACCATCTCCAGTCGCATACCACACTCTGTGGACATGGAGATAGGGAAGTGCTTGACTAGATACGCTGGGAACCTCACATCCATCCTCTCCCAGTTTCCCACCACCAAGATTGAGAACATTATCAATCGTCATGCAGCCACACTTCAGAGGAGGGCAGATCATGATCAGTTCTTCATGAACACTAACCCCATCATGCAGCTAGTACAGAA gtatcGCCATGGCATGCGTAGTAGACTCAAGGCCACCATTGTGGAGCTGCTGAGAGAATACTATCGTGTGGAGGAGGCCTTTCAGA ACGGCTACGAGAAGGGTGTCCAGAGACTAAGAGTAGAGCATTCTGAGGACATGGCTAAAGTGTCAGCAGATATATTTGCTCACTATTATATAGTGGGGCGCAACACACTTGCAGTGCGACTCATT GGGGCACTCCAGCAACAAGAGACGTACAATATGTCAGAAGATCTGAAGAAAGTTCTATTAGACCTTGCGTCTCTTAACAACCACAAGAACTCTAAAGTAGCTCTGAGTGCACGACAA GTTCTAATAGCTGCCCACCAACCTCCCTATGAGCTGCGCTACAACCAAGTGGAGAGCATATTCCTCGAGGCCATTGATGGGAACTCCTTCCAAGCAGACTCACTTGAGCAGCTCATCAAGTCAGACACTGCTATATTTGATATCCTCCCATCGTGTTTCTACCATCGCAACAAGCTAGTGCGTGTGGCTGCACTGGAGGTGTATGTGAGGCGCTCTTATACAGCATATGATGTGACCTCAGTGCAACACGATGAGCTAGAGGGAGGTGTTCCCATTGTCCAGTGGCAGTTCCTGCTTCCCCTCACTCACCCAAACAG ACTGGTGGCCTATCGGAGAGCTAGTATGAGCTCTCTACCCGTGGCCAAGGTCTATTCACTGAGTGAAGATCTGATGGGTTTTGCTAAGCAACAGGCACAAGGCAATGTCATCGAGTGTCAGCGTACTGGAATCATGGCAGCATTCTCATCATTTGAGAACTTTGAAGG gtacTTTGGTGACCTTATGGACTTGTTTACACCTGAGGACACACCCAATAGCCCCGCTCCCATCACTAGCCCGGACCTACTCTCCTCTATAGATGAGCACACTAAAGATGACGTCTTCGATGGTGGAATCACG ATGAAGGAAATTCCGTCCATTCCACTGGAAAGTGTTAGCAGTAATTCTAGCACTCCAAGAGGATCAACCAATCAGCTTCCTGCTACCATGGCAACCGACGAGCCAATCCATATCATTAACATTGGTCTGTATTGCAACGAAAACGAAGAATTGAACGACATCTTGCTGAGTACCAAGTGCCATCAGTTTGTGCAG AGTAACAAGGCTCAACTTCACCAGTGTGGTATTCGGAGGATATCGTTTCTCTTCTGCAAAGAAAGAACATTCCCAAAGTTCTTCACTTTCAGAGCCAGGAGTGAT TTCACTGAGGACACTATATATCGCCATCTGGAGCCAGCACTGGCATTTCAACTCGAGATCAATCGACTCTCAAACTTTGATATCCAGTTCTTGCCTTGTCAGAATCATCGTATGCACTTGTACCTTGGGTCAGCTAAAGTGGCTGCTGGTCTGCCAGTTACTGATCATAGGTTCTTCATACGTACTATTATACGCCACTCAGACTTTGTGACCAGG GAAGCCTCTTATGAGTACATGTGGAAGGAAGGAGAGCGGATGTTCCTAGAATGTCTAGATCAGCTAGAGGTGGCCAATGCAGAGGTCAAAGAG AAGATACGCACTGACTGCAACCATATCTTCCTGCACTTTGTACCTCCCGTTATTCTGGACCCTCGCAAGATACAAGAGAAGATGTTAGCCATTGTGTCCCATTATGGAGTGAGGTTATATAGGCACAGAGTCACAGAGGCAGAGATTAAGTGTGCCATCAG ACTGTCTCCAAATGATGCTTCCATTCCCATCCGTGTGTTCATCACCAGTGACAACGGTGTGTCTGTtcgtacacacatgtacagggaGGTGGAGAACCCACGCACAAAAGAG CTTGTGTTTGAGAACTACGACCAATCAGAATCAGGGTCACTGAATGGCCAGAAGGTCAATACCCCGTACCCCAGCAAAGACCACCTTCAACAGAAGAGATACATCGCTCAATCCATGGGAACCACTTATGTGTACGACTTCCTGGAGCTTTTCAGACAA GGAGTGATGAAACAATGGGAACGCTACATTGGTCAGGTGCGGAGGTCAAGAGGAGATAAACTGACTCTACCAAACTATGACAAAGTGCTCAACAGTACAGAGCTAGTGTTGGATGATCAAGGGGTGCTCAGAGAGGTCAATAGGGTCGCTGGCGAGAAtgag GTTGCCATGGTAGCATGGCGTGTAAGTATGCTGACTCCGCAGTATCCAGAAGGCAGGGACATGATCATCATTGCCAATGATATCACGAATCAGATAGGGTCGTTTGGGCCCGAGGAGGACCGATTGTTCCAACAGGCCTCAGCTCTCAGCCGGGAACAAGGAATCCCGAGACTCTACATTGCTGCCAACAGTGGGGCAAGGATAGGCCTAGCAGAGGAACTCAAGCAGCTCTTCCAAGTGGCATGGGTGGATGAACAAGAACCAGACAAAGGCTTTAAATATCTCTACCTTTCTCCTACCGACTACATGAAG GTGAACAGTGGAGGCAGTGTGCTGACGGAGCATATTGAAGAGAGTGGGGAGTCTCGTTACAAGATCACTGACATCATAG gaaagAAGGATGGGCTAGGTGTAGAGAACTTGAGCGGCTCTGGCATGATTGCTGGAGAAACCTCACAAGCCTACAATGATGTCTTCACCATCAACTTG gTGACGTGTCGTGCTATTGGTATAGGAGCGTACCTTGTGCGGCTTGGTCAACGTGTGATACAAGTGGAGAACTCTCACATCATTCTAACTGGAGCTGGAGCCCTCAATAAAGTGTTAGGTCGGGAGGTCTATTCATCCAATGCTCAATTAGGAGGAATACAGATCATGCACAACAATG GGGTGACTCATCGTATTGCTCCTAGTGATGTGGAGGGTGTGTTTGGAGTATTGGATTGGCTGGCATTTGTTCCTATGTGTCGTGGCGGTCCTCTTCCTGTGTTGCCACCTCTTGACCCTGTGGATAGATGTATAGAGTTCCTCCCGACTAAAGCTCCTTATAACCCCCGCCACCTCATCACTGGTCACCCACACAGAG gtggagtggagtgggtgaAGGGCTTCTTTGATGAAGGATCATTCATTGAGACGCTTGACAACTGGGCCATGACAGTTGTGTGTGGGCGGGCTCGTCTAGGGGGAATTCCCTGTGGTGTCATCGCCGTGGAAACACGCTCTGTTGAGTGTACCATTCCCGCTGATCCAGCCAATCCGAGCTCAGAGAGTACA GTGTTGAGTCAGGCTGGTCTGTCACTACGTAACTATGTTActatgtcactatataactgtgtgtgtacattatgttactatgtcactatataa